The Malus sylvestris chromosome 12, drMalSylv7.2, whole genome shotgun sequence genome contains a region encoding:
- the LOC126592424 gene encoding auxin response factor 18-like isoform X2, producing the protein MITFMDSKEKLKEGDRCLDPQLWHACAGGMVQMPPVNAKVFYFPQGHAEHACGPVDFRNCPRVPAHILCRVAAIKFMADPETDEVYAKIRMVPLNGAEAGYEDDGIGGLNGTETPDKPASFAKTLTQSDANNGGGFSVPRYCAETIFPRLDYSADPPVQTILAKDVHGETWKFRHIYRGTPRRHLLTTGWSTFVNHKKLVSGDSIVFLRAENGDLCVGIRRAKRGIGGGSESSSGWNPMGGNCTVPYGGFSAFLREDENKLMKNGHGNGSNSNGSLMGKGKVGPESVFEAATLAANGQPFEVVYYPRASTPEFCVKASLVKAALQIRWCPGMRFKMAFETEDSSRISWFMGTISSVQVAEPLRWPESPWRLLQVTWDEPDLLQNVKRVSPWLVELVSNMPAIHLTPFSPPRKKMRLPQHPDFPFEGQLPMPTFSGNLLGPSSPFGCLPDKTPAGMQGARHAHYGLSLSDMHLNKLHTGLFPAGFPPLDHAAAPTKFSNNTMIQTPTMSENLSCLLTMSHSTQTSKKPDDVKPPQLILFGQPILTEQQISLSSSGDTVSPVLTGNSSSDGNADKMANHSDNSGSALQQSIQERSSCEGFQWYKDNRHETEPNLETGHCKVFMESEDVGRTLDLSLLGSYDELYRKLADMFGIDNSETLNHVLYRDGTGAVKHVGDEPFSDFMKTARRLTILMDLGSNNVGM; encoded by the exons ATGATTACGTTTATGGATTCAAAAGAGAAACTCAAGGAGGGGGATAGGTGCTTAGATCCTCAGCTATGGCATGCCTGCGCTGGCGGCATGGTTCAAATGCCTCCGGTGAATGCCAAGGTCTTCTACTTCCCTCAGGGCCATGCTGAGCATGCCTGTGGACCTGTTGATTTCAGGAACTGCCCAAGAGTTCCTGCTCATATACTTTGCCGGGTCGCCGCCATTAAGTTCATGGCTGATCCTGAGACTGATGAGGTTTATGCAAAAATTAGGATGGTTCCTTTGAATGGGGCCGAGGCAGGTTACGAGGATGATGGAATTGGAGGGCTTAATGGGACTGAAACGCCGGATAAACCTGCCTCTTTTGCAAAGACGTTGACACAATCCGATGCAAACAATGGCGGTGGGTTCTCTGTTCCGAGATATTGTGCAGAAACCATCTTTCCGCGATTGGATTACTCTGCCGATCCCCCTGTTCAGACAATCCTTGCTAAGGATGTCCATGGGGAAACATGGAAGTTCAGGCACATTTACAGAGGGACCCCTAGGCGGCATCTATTGACCACAGGGTGGAGTACCTTTGTGAACCACAAGAAGCTTGTTTCTGGGGACTCAATTGTGTTTTTGAGGGCAGAGAATGGTGATCTCTGTGTTGGaattcgtcgcgcaaagagGGGAATTGGAGGTGGATCAGAGTCATCTTCAGGGTGGAATCCAATGGGTGGGAATTGTACTGTGCCATATGGTGGATTCTCGGCGTTTTTGAGGGAGGATGAGaacaaactaatgaaaaatggcCATGGTAATGGCTCTAATTCGAATGGAAGTCTAATGGGTAAGGGGAAAGTCGGGCCTGAATCGGTTTTTGAAGCTGCAACACTTGCTGCAAACGGACAGCCCTTTGAGGTTGTTTACTACCCTCGAGCAAGTACCCCAGAATTCTGTGTGAAGGCTTCGTTGGTGAAAGCAGCATTGCAGATCCGGTGGTGTCCTGGAATGAGATTCAAGATGGCCTTTGAAACTGAGGATTCTTCCCGGATAAGTTGGTTCATGGGAACTATATCCTCTGTTCAGGTTGCTGAGCCTTTGCGCTGGCCCGAGTCACCGTGGAGGCTTCTCCAG GTTACCTGGGATGAACCCGATTTACTTCAAAATGTGAAACGCGTTAGCCCATGGTTGGTAGAATTGGTATCCAACATGCCCGCGATCCATCTGACACCCTTCTCACCCCcaagaaagaagatgaggctACCACAACACCCAGATTTCCCTTTCGAAGGCCAACTTCCAATGCCGACGTTTTCCGGCAACCTCCTTGGACCCAGCAGCCCCTTTGGTTGTCTGCCCGACAAAACTCCTGCTGGCATGCAGGGAGCCAGGCATGCTCATTACGGTCTATCCTTATCAGATATGCACCTCAATAAACTGCACACAGGTCTATTTCCGGCTGGTTTCCCGCCACTTGATCATGCTGCTGCACCCACTAAATTCTCCAATAACACTATGATTCAAACGCCTACCATGAGCGAGAATCTTTCTTGCTTATTGACTATGTCACATTCTACCCAGACGTCAAAGAAACCCGATGATGTAAAGCCACCGCAGCTCATACTCTTTGGTCAGCCAATACTTACCGAGCAGCAGATCTCTCTGAGCAGCTCTGGCGATACAGTCTCACCAGTTCTTACTGGAAATAGTTCGTCAGATGGGAATGCAGATAAAATGGCAAATCATTCTGACAATTCTGGATCTGCACTTCAACAAAGCATACAAGAGCGCTCATCTTGTGAGGGTTTCCAATGGTATAAGGATAATCGACatgaaaccgaaccaaatctGGAAACTGGTCACTGTAAAGTCTTCATGGAATCAGAAGATGTAGGTCGTACTCTTGACCTTTCACTTCTTGGGTCCTATGATGAGTTGTACAGAAAACTGGCAGATATGTTTGGCATAGACAATTCGGAGACACTGAACCATGTGCTCTATCGAGATGGTACTGGTGCAGTTAAACACGTTGGAGATGAACCTTTCAG TGATTTCATGAAAACGGCAAGGAGATTGACGATTCTAATGGATTTAGGCAGCAACAATGTAGGAATGTAA
- the LOC126592424 gene encoding auxin response factor 18-like isoform X1: protein MITFMDSKEKLKEGDRCLDPQLWHACAGGMVQMPPVNAKVFYFPQGHAEHACGPVDFRNCPRVPAHILCRVAAIKFMADPETDEVYAKIRMVPLNGAEAGYEDDGIGGLNGTETPDKPASFAKTLTQSDANNGGGFSVPRYCAETIFPRLDYSADPPVQTILAKDVHGETWKFRHIYRGTPRRHLLTTGWSTFVNHKKLVSGDSIVFLRAENGDLCVGIRRAKRGIGGGSESSSGWNPMGGNCTVPYGGFSAFLREDENKLMKNGHGNGSNSNGSLMGKGKVGPESVFEAATLAANGQPFEVVYYPRASTPEFCVKASLVKAALQIRWCPGMRFKMAFETEDSSRISWFMGTISSVQVAEPLRWPESPWRLLQVTWDEPDLLQNVKRVSPWLVELVSNMPAIHLTPFSPPRKKMRLPQHPDFPFEGQLPMPTFSGNLLGPSSPFGCLPDKTPAGMQGARHAHYGLSLSDMHLNKLHTGLFPAGFPPLDHAAAPTKFSNNTMIQTPTMSENLSCLLTMSHSTQTSKKPDDVKPPQLILFGQPILTEQQISLSSSGDTVSPVLTGNSSSDGNADKMANHSDNSGSALQQSIQERSSCEGFQWYKDNRHETEPNLETGHCKVFMESEDVGRTLDLSLLGSYDELYRKLADMFGIDNSETLNHVLYRDGTGAVKHVGDEPFSCSDFMKTARRLTILMDLGSNNVGM, encoded by the exons ATGATTACGTTTATGGATTCAAAAGAGAAACTCAAGGAGGGGGATAGGTGCTTAGATCCTCAGCTATGGCATGCCTGCGCTGGCGGCATGGTTCAAATGCCTCCGGTGAATGCCAAGGTCTTCTACTTCCCTCAGGGCCATGCTGAGCATGCCTGTGGACCTGTTGATTTCAGGAACTGCCCAAGAGTTCCTGCTCATATACTTTGCCGGGTCGCCGCCATTAAGTTCATGGCTGATCCTGAGACTGATGAGGTTTATGCAAAAATTAGGATGGTTCCTTTGAATGGGGCCGAGGCAGGTTACGAGGATGATGGAATTGGAGGGCTTAATGGGACTGAAACGCCGGATAAACCTGCCTCTTTTGCAAAGACGTTGACACAATCCGATGCAAACAATGGCGGTGGGTTCTCTGTTCCGAGATATTGTGCAGAAACCATCTTTCCGCGATTGGATTACTCTGCCGATCCCCCTGTTCAGACAATCCTTGCTAAGGATGTCCATGGGGAAACATGGAAGTTCAGGCACATTTACAGAGGGACCCCTAGGCGGCATCTATTGACCACAGGGTGGAGTACCTTTGTGAACCACAAGAAGCTTGTTTCTGGGGACTCAATTGTGTTTTTGAGGGCAGAGAATGGTGATCTCTGTGTTGGaattcgtcgcgcaaagagGGGAATTGGAGGTGGATCAGAGTCATCTTCAGGGTGGAATCCAATGGGTGGGAATTGTACTGTGCCATATGGTGGATTCTCGGCGTTTTTGAGGGAGGATGAGaacaaactaatgaaaaatggcCATGGTAATGGCTCTAATTCGAATGGAAGTCTAATGGGTAAGGGGAAAGTCGGGCCTGAATCGGTTTTTGAAGCTGCAACACTTGCTGCAAACGGACAGCCCTTTGAGGTTGTTTACTACCCTCGAGCAAGTACCCCAGAATTCTGTGTGAAGGCTTCGTTGGTGAAAGCAGCATTGCAGATCCGGTGGTGTCCTGGAATGAGATTCAAGATGGCCTTTGAAACTGAGGATTCTTCCCGGATAAGTTGGTTCATGGGAACTATATCCTCTGTTCAGGTTGCTGAGCCTTTGCGCTGGCCCGAGTCACCGTGGAGGCTTCTCCAG GTTACCTGGGATGAACCCGATTTACTTCAAAATGTGAAACGCGTTAGCCCATGGTTGGTAGAATTGGTATCCAACATGCCCGCGATCCATCTGACACCCTTCTCACCCCcaagaaagaagatgaggctACCACAACACCCAGATTTCCCTTTCGAAGGCCAACTTCCAATGCCGACGTTTTCCGGCAACCTCCTTGGACCCAGCAGCCCCTTTGGTTGTCTGCCCGACAAAACTCCTGCTGGCATGCAGGGAGCCAGGCATGCTCATTACGGTCTATCCTTATCAGATATGCACCTCAATAAACTGCACACAGGTCTATTTCCGGCTGGTTTCCCGCCACTTGATCATGCTGCTGCACCCACTAAATTCTCCAATAACACTATGATTCAAACGCCTACCATGAGCGAGAATCTTTCTTGCTTATTGACTATGTCACATTCTACCCAGACGTCAAAGAAACCCGATGATGTAAAGCCACCGCAGCTCATACTCTTTGGTCAGCCAATACTTACCGAGCAGCAGATCTCTCTGAGCAGCTCTGGCGATACAGTCTCACCAGTTCTTACTGGAAATAGTTCGTCAGATGGGAATGCAGATAAAATGGCAAATCATTCTGACAATTCTGGATCTGCACTTCAACAAAGCATACAAGAGCGCTCATCTTGTGAGGGTTTCCAATGGTATAAGGATAATCGACatgaaaccgaaccaaatctGGAAACTGGTCACTGTAAAGTCTTCATGGAATCAGAAGATGTAGGTCGTACTCTTGACCTTTCACTTCTTGGGTCCTATGATGAGTTGTACAGAAAACTGGCAGATATGTTTGGCATAGACAATTCGGAGACACTGAACCATGTGCTCTATCGAGATGGTACTGGTGCAGTTAAACACGTTGGAGATGAACCTTTCAG TTGCAGTGATTTCATGAAAACGGCAAGGAGATTGACGATTCTAATGGATTTAGGCAGCAACAATGTAGGAATGTAA